From a region of the Nitrospira sp. genome:
- the pilO gene encoding type 4a pilus biogenesis protein PilO produces MMFPGLDRLQLTWRQPYAPILPWVAFVAALFVLSYGIHALVLGAAEEEQVRLEGEWVKARQQLNRHKDAKKAKADLQRVWAVLPLFRDFAPLALGVTEEAKRDQVTLPALSYKTEKTSVPDASKAVLQGTVTGRYEDLRRFLYNLESAEELLFIEDLNLVRSGNVQDQQLTFNIRISTYLRGEHLQSPSQP; encoded by the coding sequence ATGATGTTTCCAGGACTCGACCGGCTTCAACTGACCTGGCGCCAGCCCTACGCGCCCATTCTTCCCTGGGTGGCCTTTGTGGCCGCGCTGTTCGTATTGAGCTACGGGATCCATGCGTTGGTGCTCGGCGCGGCGGAAGAGGAACAGGTACGGCTTGAAGGCGAATGGGTGAAGGCCCGGCAGCAGTTGAACCGGCACAAGGATGCCAAGAAGGCCAAAGCGGATCTCCAGCGGGTGTGGGCGGTGCTGCCGCTGTTCAGGGATTTTGCGCCGCTGGCCCTCGGGGTGACCGAGGAAGCGAAACGGGACCAGGTCACCCTACCGGCCTTGTCGTATAAGACCGAGAAAACCTCGGTGCCCGATGCGAGTAAAGCCGTGTTGCAAGGGACCGTGACCGGACGATACGAAGACTTGCGCCGATTTCTCTATAATCTCGAGTCGGCGGAAGAACTGCTGTTCATCGAAGACCTGAACCTGGTCCGGTCCGGCAACGTCCAGGACCAGCAATTGACGTTCAACATTCGTATCTCGACCTATTTGCGTGGGGAACATCTGCAATCCCCGTCGCAACCGTAA
- a CDS encoding PilN domain-containing protein, whose translation MLLDNLTSMLRDVALRVGPRAARSGLFTINLSSRYRWYLAPARLVIMILAGAIGVAIFWDMSQAWLVWQEVQSMETALAQVQERDRELLKEAQHEGLDLSDAALQLLPKEIEFANHLIEKRSFSWTRFLTELERAIPQRIAVNSIRLDPTNSTIMLTGSARALEDVTTLTVTFQDHPQFKDPVLGQHRVMGNGLVEFDLTLRYRNRNQ comes from the coding sequence ATGTTGCTGGATAATCTCACCTCCATGCTCCGCGATGTGGCACTGCGCGTTGGTCCCCGCGCCGCCCGCAGCGGTCTCTTTACGATCAATTTGAGCAGCCGCTATCGCTGGTACCTGGCGCCGGCCCGGTTGGTCATCATGATCCTTGCGGGCGCGATCGGCGTGGCCATCTTCTGGGATATGTCGCAAGCGTGGCTGGTGTGGCAAGAGGTGCAATCGATGGAGACGGCGCTCGCGCAGGTTCAGGAACGGGATCGAGAGCTCTTGAAGGAAGCCCAGCACGAGGGGCTCGACCTCTCTGATGCCGCGCTCCAGCTGCTGCCGAAAGAAATCGAGTTTGCCAACCACCTGATCGAGAAGCGGAGTTTTTCCTGGACCCGATTTCTCACTGAGCTCGAACGAGCCATTCCGCAACGGATTGCCGTCAACAGCATTCGGTTGGATCCGACGAATTCCACGATCATGCTGACCGGGTCCGCCCGCGCGCTGGAAGACGTGACCACCTTGACCGTGACGTTTCAGGATCATCCTCAGTTTAAAGATCCCGTGTTGGGCCAGCATCGGGTGATGGGCAATGGCCTCGTGGAGTTCGACTTGACGCTCCGCTATCGGAATCGGAACCAATGA
- a CDS encoding type II/IV secretion system protein, with the protein MAIQRHLTRPSLSDVLVREGILTRRTVDQVVVRLGGSLAALGQTLVEDGTISEAQLAQALAAQFGLPYDQLTGFRVDSEFYHTISVKLMRRHPFVPVKDEAGVLTIAISDPQNLLALDELEILLNRPLHYVVSSRSAIQAALERSEGSSQALRELEAEYRSVLVKEDERGEEVLTVDHFGEDQSPVVKLLDTIMLSAMQRRASDIHIEATDRATTVKFRVDGILVSAMDPLDVKLHPPLVSRLKVMSDLDIAERRVPQDGSFRMRLDRKTVDFRVSILPSVFGESVVIRILDREAITTGVSTLRLDRLGFNPEDLKRFRRAITRPYGMVLVTGPTGSGKTTTLYAAISEMNIQEDKLITIEDPVEYQLPGVVQIPVNEKKGLTFARGLRSILRHDPDKIMVGEIRDAETAQIAIQSALTGHLVLTTVHANNVFDVIGRFASMGIDSYNFLAALTCVLAQRLIRMICPDCRHQVPLDQALAEESGLEYEEFKGAPFYEGKGCSECHETGYRGRKCITEFLDLTDEIKEMILADRALSEIRYRAVTDGMITLRQSAVKKVLAGETTLREINRVTFSEER; encoded by the coding sequence ATGGCGATACAACGTCATCTCACAAGGCCGTCGTTGTCCGATGTGCTGGTGCGCGAGGGCATTCTCACCAGGCGCACGGTGGATCAGGTCGTCGTTCGCCTGGGTGGAAGCCTCGCGGCCCTAGGGCAAACGCTCGTCGAAGACGGCACGATTTCCGAGGCTCAATTGGCCCAGGCGCTGGCCGCGCAGTTCGGGCTGCCCTATGACCAATTGACCGGCTTTCGGGTGGATTCGGAGTTTTACCACACGATTTCGGTCAAGCTGATGCGACGCCATCCCTTTGTGCCGGTGAAGGACGAGGCGGGAGTGCTGACCATCGCGATCTCCGATCCCCAAAACCTGCTGGCGTTGGATGAGCTGGAAATCCTTCTGAATCGGCCGCTGCACTATGTGGTGAGTTCGCGGAGCGCCATTCAGGCGGCGCTGGAGCGAAGCGAGGGGTCGAGTCAGGCGCTGCGCGAGTTGGAGGCCGAGTACCGCTCGGTGTTGGTGAAAGAAGACGAGCGCGGTGAGGAAGTCCTGACGGTCGATCACTTCGGTGAAGACCAAAGCCCGGTGGTCAAGCTGCTCGACACCATCATGCTCAGCGCGATGCAGCGCCGTGCGAGCGATATTCACATCGAAGCGACGGATCGCGCCACCACGGTGAAGTTTCGTGTGGATGGGATTCTCGTCTCCGCCATGGACCCGCTGGACGTGAAGCTGCATCCTCCGCTGGTTTCCCGCTTGAAAGTCATGTCGGACCTCGACATCGCCGAACGACGAGTGCCGCAGGACGGCAGTTTTCGCATGCGCCTCGACCGAAAGACCGTCGATTTTCGGGTCTCCATTCTGCCGAGCGTGTTCGGTGAATCTGTGGTGATCAGAATCCTGGATCGGGAGGCGATCACCACCGGCGTGTCCACCTTGCGCCTGGATCGCCTCGGCTTCAATCCTGAGGATCTCAAGCGGTTCCGCCGCGCGATCACCCGACCGTATGGAATGGTCTTGGTGACGGGTCCGACAGGCAGCGGCAAAACCACGACGTTGTATGCCGCCATCAGTGAAATGAACATCCAGGAAGATAAGCTGATTACCATCGAAGACCCGGTGGAATATCAGTTGCCGGGCGTCGTGCAGATCCCGGTCAACGAAAAGAAGGGGCTGACGTTTGCGCGCGGGTTGCGGTCGATTTTGCGGCACGACCCGGACAAGATCATGGTCGGCGAAATCCGGGATGCCGAGACGGCGCAGATCGCCATTCAGTCCGCCCTCACGGGCCACCTCGTGTTGACCACCGTGCATGCGAACAACGTGTTCGACGTCATCGGGCGATTCGCGTCGATGGGAATCGACTCCTACAATTTCCTCGCGGCGTTGACCTGCGTGCTGGCGCAGCGATTGATCCGCATGATTTGCCCCGACTGCCGGCATCAGGTTCCGCTCGATCAGGCCTTGGCCGAGGAGTCCGGTCTGGAATATGAGGAATTCAAGGGCGCCCCGTTCTACGAAGGAAAAGGCTGTTCGGAATGCCACGAGACCGGGTATCGCGGACGAAAATGCATCACCGAGTTTCTGGATCTGACCGATGAAATCAAGGAAATGATTCTCGCGGATCGGGCCCTTTCGGAGATCCGGTATCGCGCGGTCACCGACGGCATGATTACGCTGCGCCAGTCGGCGGTGAAAAAAGTATTGGCCGGCGAGACGACACTGCGCGAAATCAACCGCGTCACCTTCAGCGAAGAGCGCTAA
- a CDS encoding type II secretion system F family protein, which translates to MAVFSYRAARADGTTFEGHVEGDDEHAARAKLESDGLLVFRLSRRGTGIGVPGLPNGRWGKLPLQDFLVFNQELLALIKAGLPVLRVWDLLIDRTQRAPFREALKEVRQDIRGGASASEALGKHSAYFSDLYLATIRAGEQSGNLAEVLQRYIAYLKLMIGLRQKVTKALAYPAFLVVVGIAVVGFLLSYVMPTFISVYGESSANLPTATRLLISVIHMGEAQLIPVAIVLIAATVLGRAWYQTSAGHLSVDRNLLRLPLLGTILVEHHTIQLTRTLATVLAGGTPLVEALEIARGAVSNRFVSRGLVSAVNEIREGSTLAAAIERPKILPKLAIEMLSVGEETGSLEPMLRDVAEFYEGDLDVRLSQLTTWIEPVLLLVMGLLVGGIVIIMYLPIFQMAGTIQ; encoded by the coding sequence ATGGCGGTGTTCTCTTACAGGGCGGCGCGAGCAGACGGCACGACCTTCGAGGGGCATGTCGAAGGCGATGATGAGCATGCGGCGCGCGCCAAGCTCGAATCCGATGGCTTGCTGGTTTTTCGCCTCTCCCGGCGCGGCACGGGGATCGGTGTGCCAGGCCTGCCGAACGGTCGCTGGGGCAAGTTGCCGCTGCAGGACTTCCTGGTGTTCAATCAGGAGCTACTGGCATTGATCAAGGCCGGATTGCCGGTCTTGCGTGTGTGGGATCTGCTGATTGATCGCACTCAGCGTGCCCCGTTTCGCGAAGCCTTGAAGGAGGTGCGGCAGGATATTCGGGGCGGCGCGTCGGCGTCGGAGGCGCTCGGCAAACATTCGGCCTATTTCTCCGATCTCTATCTCGCCACGATTCGCGCAGGCGAACAGTCAGGAAATTTAGCGGAGGTGCTGCAACGGTACATCGCCTACCTGAAACTGATGATCGGCCTCCGCCAGAAAGTGACCAAGGCGTTGGCCTATCCGGCGTTCCTCGTGGTGGTCGGCATCGCGGTGGTGGGATTTCTGCTGAGTTATGTCATGCCCACGTTTATTTCGGTGTACGGCGAATCTTCCGCCAATCTGCCGACGGCGACTCGATTGCTGATCTCGGTGATTCACATGGGGGAGGCGCAGTTAATTCCGGTGGCCATCGTCCTCATCGCGGCGACGGTGCTGGGGCGCGCCTGGTATCAGACCTCGGCGGGGCATTTGTCCGTCGATCGGAACCTGCTTCGCTTGCCGCTGCTCGGGACTATTTTGGTGGAGCACCATACGATCCAGTTGACCCGTACGTTGGCCACGGTGTTGGCCGGGGGCACGCCTCTCGTTGAAGCGTTGGAGATTGCACGGGGCGCCGTCTCGAATCGTTTCGTCTCACGCGGGTTGGTCTCGGCGGTGAACGAAATTCGCGAGGGCAGCACACTGGCCGCCGCCATCGAGCGGCCCAAGATATTGCCGAAGCTGGCGATTGAAATGTTGTCGGTGGGTGAAGAAACAGGTTCGTTGGAACCCATGCTCAGAGACGTGGCTGAGTTTTACGAAGGCGATCTCGATGTGCGCCTCAGCCAGCTGACAACCTGGATTGAACCGGTGTTGCTGCTGGTGATGGGGCTCTTGGTGGGTGGAATCGTGATCATCATGTATCTGCCGATTTTTCAAATGGCCGGGACGATTCAATGA
- a CDS encoding LysM peptidoglycan-binding domain-containing protein, translated as MNIMKHPRVYKRQTSVKFQCWCWGLAMLLPLFSGGCARVTPVSEPTPADLQVTADALKAAVREAQRNAAELRTELDAQRRELADAQVARAQLQGMLQETERRLADARQIIDLQREELAEARSERERLAQAVPPAPHRPRQSTKGPARGKGLPSVSEGPAQTLLGKGVSVEQPAPIEQVAVSDPTGPREPEMVSEVVAPPVVQSSAVFTSSGDGEMKTIVIRSGDTLSALARRHKVGVTALRTLNGLSGDRILTGRTLRLPEPRLQQAAIPPPSGTVVQ; from the coding sequence ATGAATATCATGAAACACCCGAGGGTTTACAAGCGGCAGACGAGCGTGAAATTTCAATGCTGGTGCTGGGGCCTGGCGATGCTGTTGCCTCTGTTCTCTGGCGGCTGCGCGCGCGTGACGCCGGTGTCTGAGCCGACCCCGGCCGATCTGCAAGTCACCGCGGACGCGCTGAAGGCTGCGGTCCGGGAAGCCCAGCGGAACGCGGCTGAATTGCGGACGGAGCTGGATGCCCAGCGCAGAGAGTTGGCCGATGCCCAAGTGGCTAGGGCACAGTTGCAGGGAATGTTGCAAGAGACTGAGCGGCGTCTGGCGGATGCCCGGCAAATCATTGATCTGCAGCGTGAGGAATTGGCCGAGGCGCGTTCGGAACGGGAGCGGCTCGCCCAGGCGGTTCCGCCGGCTCCTCATCGTCCAAGACAGTCGACGAAGGGACCGGCCCGTGGGAAGGGTCTTCCATCAGTGTCAGAGGGGCCTGCCCAAACCTTGCTGGGAAAAGGCGTGTCTGTGGAACAACCGGCTCCGATCGAGCAGGTTGCTGTGTCCGATCCGACAGGGCCTCGGGAACCTGAGATGGTGTCTGAAGTGGTCGCGCCCCCTGTCGTACAGTCATCCGCGGTGTTCACGTCGAGTGGTGATGGGGAGATGAAGACCATCGTCATTCGCAGCGGCGACACCCTCTCGGCGCTCGCGCGGCGCCACAAGGTCGGCGTGACGGCCCTGCGCACGCTCAATGGCTTGTCGGGCGATCGCATTCTTACCGGCAGGACACTCAGGTTGCCGGAGCCTCGATTGCAGCAAGCCGCGATTCCACCGCCCAGCGGGACGGTCGTTCAATAG
- a CDS encoding prepilin-type N-terminal cleavage/methylation domain-containing protein, translated as MAPNTVSGKRAWAVRSSRGFTIIELMIVVTIVGILATLAVPSYHAAIIKAKEGALRQDLFSLRDVIDQHRADKGKYPDSIQALVSAGYLRRVPTDPLTGVTTSWQEMVDETDGGMVDVFSGSDLVGTNGVPYNQW; from the coding sequence ATGGCACCAAATACCGTGAGTGGTAAACGCGCATGGGCGGTTCGGTCATCTCGTGGATTTACGATCATCGAATTGATGATTGTCGTGACGATTGTCGGAATCCTTGCCACCCTGGCGGTGCCTTCCTATCATGCCGCCATCATCAAGGCCAAGGAAGGCGCGCTCCGTCAGGATTTGTTTTCGCTTCGCGATGTCATCGATCAGCATCGGGCCGACAAGGGCAAGTATCCTGACAGTATTCAGGCGCTTGTATCGGCCGGATACCTGCGGCGCGTGCCGACTGATCCGTTAACCGGTGTCACCACGTCCTGGCAGGAAATGGTCGATGAAACCGATGGCGGAATGGTCGATGTGTTTTCCGGGTCTGATCTTGTCGGTACCAACGGCGTTCCCTACAACCAATGGTAA
- a CDS encoding prepilin-type N-terminal cleavage/methylation domain-containing protein, whose translation MKQSGVTLLELLVTLTILTILASVALPFTKVSTKRTKEIELRQNLRVIRAAIDTFHLEWARDGDTLTGPACVKNRLSCKDVTGPYGYPKSLDVLLGVKLTGEQATVRGTTIRRYLRSIPLDPMTGAADWRLRCYRDPASMKDWCGEDVYDVTTQSQELALDGTKYREW comes from the coding sequence GTGAAACAGTCCGGCGTGACGTTGCTCGAATTGCTCGTGACCCTGACGATTCTCACGATCCTGGCCTCCGTCGCGCTGCCGTTCACCAAGGTTTCCACCAAACGGACCAAGGAGATCGAGTTGCGGCAGAACCTTCGCGTCATTCGAGCGGCGATTGATACCTTCCATCTCGAATGGGCGCGCGACGGTGACACGCTCACGGGCCCTGCGTGCGTCAAGAACCGGTTGAGTTGTAAGGACGTGACCGGTCCCTATGGATACCCAAAATCGCTTGATGTGTTATTGGGCGTGAAGTTGACGGGAGAGCAAGCGACCGTCCGTGGAACGACCATTCGTCGCTACCTCCGATCGATCCCGCTCGATCCGATGACCGGTGCGGCCGACTGGCGCCTGCGGTGTTACCGAGATCCCGCCAGCATGAAAGACTGGTGCGGAGAAGATGTGTACGATGTTACGACTCAGAGCCAAGAACTGGCCTTGGATGGCACCAAATACCGTGAGTGGTAA
- a CDS encoding nucleotide sugar dehydrogenase gives MAKKMQRQVAVVGLGYVGLPIAVAFGKSAPVIGFDINKTKVEELRKGVDRTGEVSPQDLKSSRVRYTSEPSDLKAADFIIVAVPTPINNALQPDLTALKKASELIGANLAPGAIVVYESTVYPGATEEDCLPILEKASGMKSGIDFKIGYSPERINPGDKEHTLERIIKVVSAQDEESLEIVAQTYGTVVKAGIHRASSIKVAEAAKVIENTQRDLNIALMNELALIFHRLGIDTRSVLEAAGTKWNFLKFNPGLVGGHCIGVDPYYLTAKAESVGYHPEVILAGRRINNSMGKYVAEQTMKLLSQVERPVSDLRVGVLGLTFKENVPDLRNSRVPDIVNELREYGIQVVVHDPLAEPEEAVGEYGLRLSPWEQLKQLDGIILAVAHKEYLKMELAELLKPLRKQRNNVVVDVKSVLSPDSLPGSVKYWRL, from the coding sequence ATGGCGAAGAAGATGCAGCGGCAGGTCGCGGTTGTGGGGTTGGGGTATGTGGGATTGCCCATTGCGGTAGCATTCGGGAAGTCCGCGCCGGTGATCGGGTTCGACATCAACAAGACAAAGGTTGAAGAGTTACGCAAAGGCGTCGATCGAACCGGAGAAGTTTCTCCACAAGATCTCAAGTCCAGCCGGGTTCGCTACACCTCCGAACCCAGTGACCTCAAGGCCGCCGATTTTATCATCGTGGCGGTGCCGACTCCCATTAACAATGCCTTGCAGCCGGATCTGACCGCTCTGAAAAAGGCATCGGAATTGATCGGCGCCAATCTCGCTCCGGGCGCCATCGTGGTCTATGAATCGACGGTGTATCCGGGAGCGACGGAGGAGGATTGCCTGCCGATCCTGGAAAAGGCCTCCGGCATGAAGAGCGGCATTGATTTTAAGATCGGCTATTCGCCGGAGCGAATCAATCCCGGAGACAAAGAACACACTCTTGAGCGAATCATCAAGGTGGTGTCGGCGCAGGATGAGGAGTCTTTGGAGATTGTGGCGCAGACCTACGGCACGGTCGTCAAGGCCGGAATTCACCGCGCGTCGAGCATTAAGGTTGCCGAAGCGGCGAAGGTCATCGAAAATACCCAGCGCGATCTGAACATCGCGTTGATGAACGAACTGGCATTGATTTTCCACCGGTTGGGAATCGATACTCGTTCAGTGTTGGAAGCGGCGGGCACGAAGTGGAATTTTCTGAAGTTTAACCCGGGTCTGGTCGGCGGACACTGTATTGGGGTCGATCCCTACTACCTCACGGCAAAGGCCGAATCCGTAGGGTATCACCCTGAGGTGATTCTCGCCGGGCGTCGCATCAACAACAGCATGGGCAAGTATGTGGCTGAGCAGACCATGAAGTTGTTGAGCCAGGTCGAGAGACCAGTGAGTGACCTGCGTGTCGGTGTGTTGGGACTCACCTTCAAAGAAAATGTGCCCGACTTGCGGAACAGCCGCGTGCCGGATATCGTGAACGAGTTGAGGGAATATGGCATTCAGGTGGTGGTCCACGATCCCCTTGCAGAGCCGGAGGAAGCGGTAGGGGAATATGGACTTCGTCTCTCGCCCTGGGAGCAATTGAAGCAGCTCGATGGGATCATCCTGGCGGTGGCGCACAAGGAATACCTGAAGATGGAACTCGCCGAGTTGCTGAAGCCGTTGCGGAAGCAGCGGAACAACGTCGTGGTTGATGTGAAGAGCGTGTTGAGTCCCGACAGCCTGCCGGGGTCGGTCAAATACTGGAGACTGTAA
- a CDS encoding glycosyltransferase family 39 protein: MMKLYALIFGVSLVLRVTALLILPEPHVSYNAQFAYIKGAQMLLEGQGFADPAFPVYTPPLYSLAIAILAFLFGGDGIMGIKIVQIVLDSAMAVLLYLIAKEIFDSPVGLLSAAIWAVYPFAIYSTLYVGTEVLFTFLVAVWLWFTIWAIKSARWEYYGAAGVFLGLATLTRGTTQFMPLILLPFLFVFRDQGFRWLRMYLLTVVCFALIILPWGIRNYLVLEEVIPIGANSSVILYGASEPMLTIGDGRAKEVARLYEEAKARGIVAPPEDHPPAERDRYLAKVAIDHYKARLRNDPVDLSVYMAKKFFRLWYSTESGNNHGATFAINLGLYILAGVGIVLSWRQRNWKAFTILVLVAYFVVIHWLTLPLFRYMIPVMPYLLMFAAMGMIVLLTRMWPGASERLQSMIGLKTCLRSSPKTTAI, translated from the coding sequence ATGATGAAACTCTATGCGTTGATATTTGGGGTTTCGCTTGTTCTGCGAGTAACTGCGCTGCTTATCTTGCCAGAGCCTCACGTTTCTTACAACGCGCAGTTTGCCTATATCAAAGGCGCCCAAATGCTCCTGGAGGGTCAAGGGTTCGCCGATCCCGCCTTCCCGGTGTACACACCCCCGCTATATTCCCTCGCGATTGCTATCCTGGCATTCCTATTTGGCGGGGACGGCATCATGGGAATTAAAATAGTCCAAATCGTGCTTGATTCTGCGATGGCTGTTCTCCTCTATCTGATTGCGAAGGAGATATTCGACTCGCCGGTCGGCTTGTTGTCTGCGGCGATATGGGCCGTTTATCCCTTTGCAATATATTCCACCCTCTACGTGGGCACAGAAGTACTCTTTACGTTTTTGGTCGCGGTCTGGCTATGGTTTACGATATGGGCGATCAAGAGTGCCAGGTGGGAGTACTATGGTGCGGCGGGGGTTTTTCTTGGACTAGCGACGTTAACTCGCGGAACGACCCAATTTATGCCACTCATACTCTTGCCCTTCCTGTTTGTATTCCGGGATCAGGGATTTAGATGGCTACGCATGTATCTTTTGACGGTGGTCTGTTTTGCGTTGATCATTCTTCCCTGGGGAATTCGTAACTACCTTGTCTTGGAAGAAGTCATTCCTATCGGCGCAAATAGTTCCGTGATTCTTTATGGGGCGTCAGAGCCGATGTTGACCATCGGTGATGGGCGGGCTAAGGAGGTTGCTCGCTTGTACGAGGAAGCGAAAGCGAGGGGGATAGTGGCGCCTCCCGAAGATCATCCTCCTGCCGAGAGAGACAGATATTTAGCAAAGGTTGCCATTGATCACTATAAAGCCCGACTCAGGAATGATCCGGTGGATTTGAGCGTGTACATGGCAAAAAAATTTTTTCGCCTCTGGTACTCCACAGAATCAGGGAATAACCACGGGGCGACATTTGCCATTAACCTCGGCTTATATATCCTTGCGGGCGTCGGTATCGTCTTATCTTGGAGGCAAAGGAATTGGAAGGCGTTCACTATACTAGTGCTCGTGGCGTATTTTGTGGTCATTCATTGGCTGACGCTTCCGCTCTTCCGTTATATGATTCCGGTGATGCCTTACCTGTTAATGTTTGCTGCGATGGGAATGATAGTGCTCTTGACCCGTATGTGGCCTGGGGCATCTGAAAGACTCCAATCTATGATAGGACTGAAGACCTGTTTGAGATCTTCTCCGAAAACAACGGCCATCTAA